The Epinephelus moara isolate mb chromosome 21, YSFRI_EMoa_1.0, whole genome shotgun sequence DNA window GACTTTGCTGCTTGTGTGTACAACTAATTTAACGTGTTTCACTGAcggtgtttacatgcacaacaACACCCTAATAATGTTCAGGATACTCCAATGTACTGGGAGCAGATAAACCTATATCCTGGGTTAGGTCGCCTGAGTATTCCGATATTATGAGGCATATGGCATGTAAATATTTCACACTATAAACAGGTCCTGTACATTATGCaagctttattttttgttagaATTCACCCAAAGTATTTATCatctgatggtgtgtgtgtaaagcaGTAGTGCAGAAGTGGGATACAAGTGAGTGTCTAGGAGAGTGTTTGCATTTATAATCAATGGGGTCTAGTCTCTACATGTCATCCAAATGCTGTCAGCAACATTAGAGTTGATATCCTACCCTTGTCACCTATATTGATCATATCGCCAAATTGAAACCTTTGCTGTTTTTCAGTGACAAATTATAGAATGTGTCAGGGAGCACACCCTTAGAGCTGTGTACAGTCAACAAGGAATTATAAGTAAACCCCcccttggtaaaaaaacaaacaatcagtAGTTTGATTCTACACTAGAGAGAGTGTAAATTTCTGGCTTGAAGTGTTGCAGTGCAGTTGTAGTTACCCACAAAgggtacaaaaaaaaagctcaggCGAGTCACAGTTAGTCACGTAACATTCAATATCCAAAACCACACTGGGACTGTGAGTAAATAAAGTGACTGTAAAGAAttatctgtatttttcattGCATATCAGTAACAGATAAACTGTATTGTTGCCATCACTACACTGGTTACATTACAACTGACATGAAAGCTCATGGAAAAATAACTAACCACAAGTCTCCTTAAATACCACTGAAGTAACTAAATACTCACACTGGCCTATCAGGTGATGTATGTATCTTCTTTCCAGGTTATCTTTACCCTCCTTAAAACAAAGAATGACACTTTACTTTGGCTCACGTTAGACTTTGACCAAATAACTCACATGGGAGATTAGATATTTGTTTTGCAGTGGACTCGTTACCTGAGCTGAACTGCAGAATGAGGTCTAGTAAAGTTTAGGTTGCAACATTCATACGGCAAGTTATAAATGTTGCATAGAGAGTTGTGAAGACTGACAAGTGCAGCTTTACAGTGCATGTCTATACAGTAAAGTTTACATCAGCCTTTTTGACCGACAATACATCTCTCCTCTGAGAGTCTGTCACTCTGACTATGTCGTGTTATTTGTTGATTGATTTTGACCCCTTGCCTCTTACAAAAGTGCAACCATGGTTTAGTTTGGCACATGTGGCATTCACCTCTACACAGTTTGAAGCATGAGTCATGCATAGTAAAGTAAATATGCTCAGTAATAAGATCAATATCATGTACAAGAAGTTCTTTTGATGGTAAATAAGAGTCTACAGTCACGCTTGGGGCTCTGTAGGGATGCAGGTGCTTTGAACTAAACAGAAAATGAGCGTGACCTACTAATGACAATGCTAACGTGCTGATGTGTAATgggtatatttacattttagttttgcatgtcagcatgctaacatttgccaaTTAACACAGTAAGTACAGTCGAGGTGGATGGGAGTATCATTAGTGCAGCTATTTCTCATGAACTGAACAGTAGGCCAACTAAAATTTGGACCtgatggtgctagatgaaaagtcagaggctCACAGTTCATTAGGGTTCAttctctggggaccatgaatgtctgtaaatACATCTGTGCCAATCCATCaagtagatgttgagatatttcactggatAAGTAAAAACTGCCTGCGATGCAATAACAAGTAacaggatcaccaaagtcatatggcttcatcctctgggcacaAGAGACATCTGTACAGAAGTTCaaggcaatccatccagtagttgctGTGATATTTCATCACTTTGGTGAACCAAATGACAGAAAGGCTGAATGACCAACTGTAGAACCAGCTGCAAACATGGCTCAAAACATGAAAAGTCATATGGAAGTGTAACTACAGTACATCTGCTCTGGTGGAGACAGTGCTGGGATGGGATCAATCAGACTGGAGACAAGTTACACTGATTACTTTATAGAAGTTGACATTGCAAAGTCAGGTTGAGTATGATCTGATTGAGGATTAAAAGTGTCTCAAAAGGAAAATCCTTCTGATAGTCCTCTGAGTATAAACAATGAGTATAAATGAAGTGAATCTCCAAATAATAAGGTTCATAGCTTACTAAATATGAGCCCATGACAGACGTACAACAGGGGGAAGACTAATACTAATACTTGAAAATAAGTCGGTATGCTTAAATAAAATgcttgattttttaaaaaaaaaaaaagaaagtacaaTGGAAAAGGAGGGGATGGTGTGGTCTGGAAGCTTAAGGTGTTGACCATGAATCAACCTTAATTTGAGTCTGGCTGGGGTCTTTGTTGTATAATACTTTCTCCCCTTAtttagtacacacacacacacacacacacacacacacatatatatatatatatatatatacagtatatgatcAGCCAAGACATTAACACCACCGGCTGGTGAAGTAAATAACATTGATCGTCTTGTTTCAATGTAATCTCCTGCTTGATAACCTTGGGTTTCAGGTAGCATTCATGccactccacccacccaaacactgttgcagaccaagacCAAGAGCTCAAGACGTCAATCTGACCTGtgaattccccagatcccaatctgatagAGCATCTGTGGGATTTGCTGGCACCctacctcacaacccacaggactcacaGGATCCCCTGCCAACACCCTGGTACCAGgcaccacaggacaccccccaAAGGTCCTATGTTCGTGCTACAACAGGTCAAagccaagtctgatccaaggaggccccactgtggatcaggggtacctctggggtaccggcCCCTCTCACaaatgctcattcagattgggatctgggcaATTATGAGGCCTGGTTGACACCTTGAgcactttgtcacattccttgggccatttctgagcagtttttgtagtgtggcatggtgcattgttcTGCCGAGGGGCTACTGCCATAGGGGGTAGTCATCGCTATGAGGGGGGGCACTTGGTCTGTGTTTGGATTGGGTGGAGCATGTCAACTGGTGTCCaaatgaatgccaggacccaaggtttccctgCAGAACATTCCATTGAAACGAGATGATGAACGTTATTCACCTCacctgccagtggttttaatgttctggcttatgtatatacagtatagcaTGCATATACACAGTGTATGTGATAACAGGGCTTGGGGATGGTAAACCTGAATGGAATCTAATGTTAGAAATTTTACCTGCTTTTCCTGTTTGTATGTCAAAATTCCTTTGCATATAtcttaataaatatataatataaaatgcaCTGGTGATTAAGACACTTTCAAATTGAAGTCCAACAAGGAACAGCAACAACAAGGGTCTTTATGCTATTCTCTCTccctttatctctctctcttactgtgtctgtctctctctctgtttaattTGGGGGAAGTGCTTAGTCAACCCCAcaggctttaaaaacaacaggGGTTCACTGCCCGTGTTTATGTGGGTCACAGGACAGAGAGTGGACAGAGGTAAGTTTGGACAGCGTTTCTTCTTGGGCTCATGTGAGTTAATAACTGTCAGTCTTTTATTTTGAGAGGCAAATATAAATATGTTACCCAGTTATAtatgattttacatttttgcattaGAGGGGtaggtttctttttttcctttttctatAACTACGCTTCTTCAAAATAGTTCATTAATTTTTTGATTGCAATTTTAGTCACTTAATCTGAATTCAGCAGGTAGCCACAGCACGTTACACACAACTGCAATTCCATCATGTTGGTTAAACTGGAGCTGTGCTATTTCCAAACACTGACATATTCATTTAGATCAGATTTGCAATTTAATGACTTACCTTTGAATCATTTTATATTGAGGTCCAAAAAGGGcacatttatgtgtttgtgcagaCATTTTGGATGTCACTGTGGCTGTAAATATCTCTGTCCCagcctctctttgtctctctgtcccaGCCTGTCTGTCCCATTAGCCCTGACATTCTTCTGTCTGTTGGCTGTTTACCCCATAATAAACTGTTTTTGCAGATTATCTCCACATGCGATGAGAGAGACAATGAGGGTTTACTCTTTTAATTATTTGGGAATCAGACTGATGGGACATTTGGTTCAGGGCTGGGGAAACCTGCCAAAGACTGAATCTGCTTTTCATCTCAGACTGTGCATGTGCTGCCCTGCTGTAGTCTGCAGTCTGCATTTATGTCCTCATGATTGCAATTATATAGACTGTAGAAGCTTTGGCAAAAGTTTGGTGAAGATCTCAGATTGATGATGACTCAAAGTCACTGAATTCAtgacttttatttcttttgatttttgCTGAATTACATGCACGTCTCAAAATATGGTTTAATGATGTTTAaagtgctacatgtagcagctgTGTGACAATGTAATAATGAATGTATGTCTTCCTCATCAGGTAGATTCAGTCCAGCCAGCCAGGGGGGAGACAATGCGCTGTCTCTCGTCGCTGTGGCTGTACGCGGCCCTGCCAGGTCTGCTGTTGGCCTCACATGTCACTCTGATTGTAGAGGGAGATAATGATGCCTCCAGGATCTGCAAACCTGCCCCCCACTGGGCGATAAAGGGACATGCACCCATGCAAAAGCTGCTAGGAAATGTGGTCGTGGTGGCGCTACTGAAGGCTAGCTGACAGTTCTGTCTCACTCAGGCCTCCAagtaagaaaacacacttatagACAAGGTGAAAAATGTAAAGGGAAGATTAAATTATTAAGAAAATTATTCAAAATGTGTAACAAGGTTAAGAAATACTGGAACATGTTGAGATACATGTTCCAAAagtcttgaagatgtttcagtatcaaaaatacaaaaatgaagGTGCCATTTATCTTATAAAATATAATGCTTTTTATCTGCATGGCTTGAACATCGACCTTGTATCACACAAATGTCAAGTATCTTgaatttcaatttaatttgcAGCACATTCAGTCACTTCATCGGACTCTTACTTACTTcacttttttactttctttctcTCCGTAGAATTGGAGGCCTGCGTGACAAGCTGAACCGCAGCAACCTGACAGAGGTGTCTTTTATGATAGTAAATGAGCGCGAGGCTATGTCCAGAGCGATGTTCTGGGAGCTGAAGAGAAGAGCGCCCCCTGATGTTCCTGTCTACCAGCAGGAACCCTTTCAAGATGACGTGTGGGAGGCTCTGGATGGTGACAAAGATGACTTCTTGGTCTATGATAGGTAAAGCCTAGGGATCAAATTGTTATTACGTTATTTCACAACCCCAGTAAGGTTCAGCTCTTTGATCAGTGTAAATATAAAATGCATAACATATTAGTCCTGGTGCGCTTGGCTTGCCAGTTTTTGCTCTGCTTCAATAGTAGATATCTCCAATCACCAAATTCCTGATTATAATAATGAGATCACTATGAATACAACTATCTCATGATATGAGCATGGACAGTAGGGAATACAAAACAGAATGTGCTTTGAAGGGGCCAAACTGATTTTCATCTAAATTTtgattctctccctctctctttctccgtTTTCTCTAGGTGCGGTCTGCTCACCTTCCACATAGTGCTGCCTTACAGTTTCTTGCATTACGTCTATGTAGAGGCTGCAATCAGAGCCACTTATCATAAAAACATCTGCAACTGCACTGTGAGTattcacaaaacacacatgcaaatgcttgcaaacacacaaatggcTTTCACCCTCACttataaatgtttttacattaacaatggatcaaatgactgtgtgtaatgtgaaagtgtTCACTCACAGTGACAAACCTACTCAGAATTTTCACCCAACCCTGCTTTTCACCCCATCTCTACtgatgttgttgctgctgtttaacTCTGATAAACTCACTGTACACTATCCAACCAACACCAACTAGAAGGCAGACAAGGTTAGCAGCTACCTGGTGAACAAAGGGGAGCATAGCAGTTCAAGAGgaagatatttttctcaggagttgtTCATCAAAACATAGCTTACTGAATATTGTTCAAAAACACAGCtccaaataaatgataatagcattatgtctgctggatgtttaaaatgtaatagCGACTGGATGGCACAATaacatttcagtgtgtttttagctTGTTCTGCTGCCTGAGTGGCCGAATAAAGACAATTACTGCACCTTTaagcttaaaaaagaaaatgtaatcaAAACGTATTTAATCTTCCCCAGGTTAACTCCACTTCATCAAGTGGCAACTTCACAGATGCAACTGCAAATCAGACAGAAATTGAGGAGCCAGAGGTGGAAGGCACAGCTCCTGGAGAGACTCATCACCACAGACACCACGATCATCgccataatcatcatcatccccaccaccaacaccacacCACTCACCGCAATCAGTCCCAACATCAGCATGAAACAAGTCAGAATAAAACTCAGAATCTTCATCTCAGTCATCATCACCACTCGCATCCTCAGCACCATCACTCTCATTCTCACCATCATCACCcccgtcatcatcatcatcagcagcagcctgGCAACCACAGTGATCATGGTGACAATTAGGATGCCGGTTAAATTACTAGTGTTTTTACTTGCTACTTCTTTACAATGGGTTTACTTCATGTTTCACTTTTGTAacagtgtttttactttgatgGCAGCAGTTCACTGAGCAGTCCAATCTGTTTAAGCAGTAATCAGATTGTAGTTTCTCTGCTAGCATCTCCACACCTCACTCATCTGTTTGGATAACGTAGCCATGCTACCTTGTCTTCTCCCATTAATGAAGTCTACAGTGTGAAACCTGCCTGCAGGAAGCTGTAgatggatgtgtgtggagagtCTGGGTGGGCTGATGGTTACTGTCATCCAGACAGATTCTGAGGATGTTGTACACTGCTGCTGAGACAACTTTAGTCAGATTACTGTCCAAACATTTTCCTTCTAGTTCAGTTTCTAGATCTGTTAATCCTGTCTCGTTCAGGATCTGGAAGTGATATGCTGTGCTACTACATCACTATGTACATTTAACAAGTGCTGTGCTTTATTCATTTGAATATTTGCAAGCAACTGGGGGAGTGGTTTAATAAAATAGATGAgtactaataaaaaaaaaaaacattagataTTATAAATCACACCAGCAAAAACAGTATTGCTCACCTATACTGTACTTGTATTACATACAGAATTACTGGATTAACATTTTGTTCATTGCTCCATTTAATCAACTTTGCATATTTGCTGTGGATTTGTTACTTTGCTTCCGATTAATTACTTACACAGGAATTAACCTTCAGGTTGTTGATctgcaataaaaagaaaatacatatgTAAATTGTTTGCTTCTAGGTGTCCTAAAAAGTTGCAATATATCTTCTTGTGTGACTTTTATGACCTGGCAAGCAGGGTGTGGGAAAGGACCAGTTATTATCTAAGCTCATTCCTCCAGTGTGatgacaacaaaagaaaaagaaaaaaagattgtattatttattctaatcaaaaaccttttcaaaaataatgtcatagtcttaattcagttcaattcaatttaattgtTACATGAAATCCTAAATTTgatttcagtaaaataaaatacaatataaattaaataatcaGAAACTTTCTCACAATAAtgagttaatatctcaaaataattacataatatcttaaaaatgttagaactttatcaaaataatgagttagtatctcaaaatagtgataaattaaaaaaaaagtagtataTCATAATTATACCAAGGCATTATTCTAagaaagtcattattttaagaaagtttcTCAATATTCTGAGATAccaactcattattttgagcaaagttttcattaaaatgataatgcttttttttatcatcacacaggcggaaatgggcttccatagtgTTAGAAAGCACAAGGCTGATGAGGGAGAGTGGGAATAGGTGTGTTGGCAGGAGGGGCTGTCAGGTGACCAAGAGAGTCTGAGGGCATCTAGTGGATGGTCTGAGGATGGCAGGTCTGGGAATTAAGAGGAGATCGAATGGCCTGGGTGAAGTGAGCACAGGGACACGGGGAAGTtaagacagggacagagagccaggtcaggcaaaacaaccaacagACCAACTAGAAAGTCCTTAtgactaaacaaacaaaccaacaaacataAAAAGTAATCCCTTTTCACAACAGAGATACATTAAAAGACAAGtcaaacattttgggaaatgggCTTATTTAGTTTCTTCCCAAGAGCTGGGTAAAACGATTGTCACCACTCtcacatcagtcacacaacTTAGTCTGGTTCTATCCAACggtaacaaaatctgctgaCCATCAGTGTTGAACAAGTTGCATCTCATGGGTTTGATCaattcaaaataacaaaagcaGAAGAAATTCAGAAAATAGCAAATGGTCTGAATATCataataaagtaattaaatatgatgttgCTATGACAAGAAGCATCCTGGAAATGAGCCGGCCTTATAGTTACAATCATGTGTACTCTGAATAACACTGGAACTGGGATTTAGATGGCAGGCACTTGACCTGCTATGCTAGAATAAAGGAACACAGTGCCATATGTCATGctggacacacacacccttCCCTCCAGAGTACAGGTGGATTACCTCAGTGCTGCTTAACACACGACTGAGATGCAGCATGCTTTGACTGAGGAGagctgaggagaaaaaaatcttAACAGCCACCATCAGGATGAAGGTAAGGTCACTTTCCTAAAGATGTCAGGTCCTAAAGAAAGAATATTTAACATGAAATATTTAAGTATATGTTGATTCTTGCAGTTCAGTTAAACCTAGGTAATACAACTGAAAGCTCATTGACTGTCATAATTTCCCAGGATTATCTGCATGTAGGGTCTCTGTCTAAACACCAGACTGAATGAACAGTAACAGCTTTGTATACTGTGATTCTTGTAGAGTATTGCAGAATGCAAAGATGGCTATTGTCTTTGTTGCTAAAGTTACCAATaatttctatctatctatctatctatctatctatctatctatctatctatctatctatctatctgtctatctgtctatatatctgtctatatatatatatatatatatttgtcttGAAAATTTTCTTTTAGATTTCCAATTAGCAACGCTGTAGTTCTTAAACCTCGTGGATAAAACTCTGCAGGTTCTAGAAGCCTGGTCATGTTGGGGATTTTCCTTTGTAAATCCCAGTGAGGAAGCTCCTGGAGAGGCTAAACTACTTATCCCTGTCCACACAGCCCGCTGCTCCTACCAATATAGTAATTAGTGCTTTCACTTATAGTCAGTGGTGGAGTATAAAACATTGATGGAAAAATATCTGTTGGAGCTTCCTCTTTTGAAAAGACTTTGTTCCTTGAAGCTTCAAGACATTGATCCACTGTGAGATGTTTAGGAAGAGACGTCTACTGAGGCAGAGATGATCCACCTTTTACAGTTCTTTCCCCTCGTGCAACCATCACAAAGAAGCCTCTTACATTATATTATTACCATTAAGATTAATTAATCTAACCGTTCACCATATATTGTAAACCTTGTCTTCCTAAATGCTGTTTAAATCATCCTCCACACTGCCAGGATGTGGTGCTGGTGTAGAAATACTAGATCCCTTTATTTTATGCAGCATTTATTAGAATGTTTCTTTGCctataaattaatttaattccaATGTAATtccaaaaaggcaaaaataacCTTCAGGGCACATCAAGCATAATTTGTGCATAATTTTAGAATTTAAAACTGGTCATTAATACCCCCCAAATCCCAGAGACATTaccaaaaactgttttggaATTTTTACATTCATAGACCAATACTGAAGACCAAAACCCAACTGATTAATTGATCAATACCACAAGAGGGCACTCAACtcctcaaaaaaacaaacaaaaaacaaacaaacacaaaacacatgcaaactcAGCTCTATCTGAAATACACGGTACAGGAAGATGAGGTAGAGGAGCAACTGACCTGTTGTGTGTGAAGTGTTCATCTGCAAACACTAGATGGCAGCACTTTCACATGGTAATCATACATGGAAATTCATCCTCCTGTCGTCCACATTAGGCAGCCTTCATCAAGGGGATTATTAGTTATTATCCATGATCAGGAGATACGTTTGGATTAGTGAACATAATCCTTGAATTATAATCCAGATCATCTCTGAGTGGTTTAATCAAATTTGCAGAGGGGTGTTATTCTTTACGTAAGATGCAAAAAGTCTGCTGTTTTGAAATACTTTTCTGCTATTTTCTGCTCGACTGTTTTCATCCTATTATAAACTGCTACAATTTGTATCACTACTTCACTACTTATCTTCCTAATTACATGGCTGTGATTAAGTTTGCAGGACCGAAGCCTTGttacagtacaatacaataGAGTACAACTTTAATGTCCACTGAAATGGAGATTCAACTTTGACTACACCTTTGCAGAATACAACATTAAACTGCAATTGATATAAACATTAGTAGTACCAGCTAAGATAAGAAAGAGCAgggaaagtaaaataaaatcaatacaaTAAAATCTTATGTTTAAAATTCTGCTTGCATTGTgcatgaaaaacttttttttcccctgtcagAGACATTTAATcaatacattttccatttttggcCTTGAGAGCCATTTTTGTAAATGCACCTTGTCCAAATGACATTTTCCACAGTTTTGTACTTACGAGCTAATATAAGtttctcctgctcctgctcagGGTTTTCAGGCTCTCACCATGTGgcaaaaaatacaattattctACCTGGGGATTCTGGAAAATGGAGGCAGGtctttattttcacattattaaTCTAATGACTGATGTAGTTCAATGATATACTGTTAGCACATTAGCACAATCTTTGCTTGATCTCTCTTGATCTCTCTCCATATAGACAAGAGGACAGACAATTGGCTGCTGGTCTACTCTCCTGTGCCAATCAGCTGTATCTTTCTGTGCTACCTGGTCATTGTATGGTTGGGGCCAAAGCTGATGGAGAAAAGGCAGCCGATCAACCTTAAACCCATCCTGATAGTTTACAACTTTGCCATGGTCTGCCTGTCTGCATACATGTTCTATGAGGTatgactgtactgtatgtgggaACCTTTGTAAGGGATGGGTGTAGATGGGAAGCTGGATGCTGTGACATAAATCATCCAAGCTGGTATGAAAACAAGTGCAAAAAGATGTCAAGTCTTTATTTTTAATCACAATGTATCAATTGactatgtgtaatgtgaaagctgTTGTTCACGGTGAAAAACCTACTGAGAATAACCACTTGACTCTGCAGTTCAGCTTAGCTCTACAGAGCTATATAGCATCTGTTAGCACATTGTCTTGGTTTGAGACTCCTGATTGTCACTGCCATCTCCGCTTTCCTCCTGAGGTCACAATTCTTCCATATTCCTCCAGATTTATGACAAATTTTCAcaccttttttccccctttcatTATCACACTGTGTTTCTGACAGCGTGTACAGCTCGTATAAGCGCAATGACTCTAAAAGTCTACTGTTTCCATCACAACAACAAGACAGCTACACCAGATGTTTCCTGGCATCTCCTGTTCTGACAAGAATTGCCGTTTCTTAGAGCTTTAAAGGAAAGGAGCATGCATTTTGTAAGATGTGTCACACAGTGCAATGAAATTATTGAATGAAAACTGATTAGAATTAATTCATGCCAGTGATTTTACATACATTCATGCCAGAAGGATGAATTATTCTGTTTACTTTTCTGggaattaaaagtaaaatgcTACTGCAGTGTAGTTATTACTACTGACTCTGaatcttgatttttttctgaggcAGGACACCCAGACCTCCCGCTTTGGTTTTGATAGGCTATCCTCTTTATTTTCCTACTTTTGAGGTCTCAAGGTTGAAAAGTACTGTATGTTTGCGTACTGACACTTTACacttttggttcagtctcacagCTCTTGTATCGTGCCGTCTTTGCCCGcagctcagcaccaaacagcagacaaagttagcatagctggtgaacatggtaGAACATTTAGCAGCCATCGAGCTCGCTATAGAGAATTGGACTTACATTTTACAGGTGGCCAAAACATAATTCCAGAAGAATTTTAATGTTACTGTATATCTTCTGGATGTATAAACAGGCAACCATTGACTAACAATATCAACTTCAAAGGTGTTGCTATGTCAGCTTTTGgtcactgcccccaagtggcatCAATTATCTCAGTTTTAACAGGACAAAAATCCTCCTTAGAATGGAGGTCAGACAGATGTGAGTCTCAGGCGATACCACAGTATTTATGTGCCCTGTCCATTGTGGGAGTTGTCAGTGAAACAGGAATTTATTTCACTCATTTACAGCCAATTTGTGTGTGACAAAAATGGGATGAAAGATCCCTGTGCTAATTGAGAGACAGCAGAGGTGAAATGCAGCTTTTGTCTTTCCAGTTCACAGCCTCTTCCTGGTTGGCCAGATACAGTTTGCTGTGCCAGCCAGTCGACTACAGTGACAGCCCACTGGCCATGAGGGTAACTCTTTTTATTACACTGTACTTTATGCAATAATGTCTTGAAAAAGATCCACTCTAGAATTTGCATTATGTGTCCATACAAACAGGTTCCATTGGCCTTGACCTTGGTGATATTCTGTAAAGGTGCCTCACAAAATCTATGTGTGTCCTTAAATTACAGTTTAAAAGACTAATAAGATATTTTTCACCGTGTTGGACAGATGGCCAGAGTTTGCTGGTGGTTCTACTTCTCCAAAGTTATAGAGCTCAGTGACACTGTGAGTATGGAATGAGTAAAAAGTTATTTAGATTTGTAAGAATTGTTATTTAAAACTTAAAGTATTTACCGCAACTCTCAAGTAAAGTGGCATATCTTCTTTTTGAACATGCTTACCTATGCATGTACTGCATTTCTGTGTCTGCAGTGCTGTAAAGACATGGCTGCAAGATCTCATCGTgtgcctgcgtgtgtgtttttgcgTTTCAGATATTTTTCATCCTGAGGAAGAAAAACAGTCAGCTGACCTTCCTCCACGTCTACCATCACGCCACCATGATCTTCAACTGGTGGGCTGGGGTTAAATATGTGGCTGGTGGCCAGTGTGAGTGCACGCCAACCCACCGGCCCAGTCTCACAACAATGTCATGAAAATTTAACAAAATGTGCAGATGAAGTCTTTTTACtggagaacacacacatttagacaCAAATTCTCAAGGGCATAATGTGTCACActcttcctgtgtgtctgtccatAGCTTTCCTGATTGGTCTGATCAACTCCCTGGTCCATGTAGTGATGTATCTCTACTACGGCCTGGCGGCTTTGGGACCAAGCATGTCCAAATACCTCTGGTGGAAGCGTTACCTCACCTCCCTGCAGCTGGTCAGTATTtcgcctctgtgtgtttgtgtgtgtgtgagtacaagtgtgtgtgtgtgtacctcacTGGCCTTAGTTCTTTCCTTCTGTTTTTAGGATGTTATCACTTATCATATTCCTGTCATTGTCTCTATAAATGAGGCACTTTAATATGTAAATGTAGCAAAATGCATTTTGGTGATAAGTTCTCTTTTATGTTTTAACATAATTCAGCATTATGTTTGCTTGTTAAGCAACAGTCTTTAGTTCCACCTGTAGCATAAAGATAATTAGGCATATTTGAATAAAATATATCACTTTTAGCATCCTGTATGTAAAAAATTATGATGTTGGcacataggcgttt harbors:
- the selenop2 gene encoding LOW QUALITY PROTEIN: selenoprotein Pb (The sequence of the model RefSeq protein was modified relative to this genomic sequence to represent the inferred CDS: deleted 1 base in 1 codon), producing the protein MWVTGQRVDRGRFSPASQGGTMRCLSSLWLYAALPGLLLASHVTLIVEGDNDASRICKPAPHWAIKGHAPMQKLLGNVVVVALLKASUQFCLTQASKIGGLRDKLNRSNLTEVSFMIVNEREAMSRAMFWELKRRAPPDVPVYQQEPFQDDVWEALDGDKDDFLVYDRCGLLTFHIVLPYSFLHYVYVEAAIRATYHKNICNCTVNSTSSSGNFTDATANQTEIEEPEVEGTAPGETHHHRHHDHRHNHHHPHHQHHTTHRNQSQHQHETSQNKTQNLHLSHHHHSHPQHHHSHSHHHHPRHHHHQQQPGNHSDHGDN
- the elovl8a gene encoding ELOVL fatty acid elongase 8a, whose translation is MKGFQALTMWQKIQLFYLGILENGDKRTDNWLLVYSPVPISCIFLCYLVIVWLGPKLMEKRQPINLKPILIVYNFAMVCLSAYMFYEFTASSWLARYSLLCQPVDYSDSPLAMRMARVCWWFYFSKVIELSDTIFFILRKKNSQLTFLHVYHHATMIFNWWAGVKYVAGGQSFLIGLINSLVHVVMYLYYGLAALGPSMSKYLWWKRYLTSLQLLQFFIVTIHTTYNLFADCDFPDSMNMVVCAYSFSLIALFSNFYYQSYLTKKRSKET